Below is a genomic region from Longimicrobium sp..
ATACCTGCACCCCGGCATTGTGGCGGATGACCCGCGGGTTTCCGGCTGGCTGGCCCGCTGGCCGGGGCCCCGCTACCTGCAGGAGGGCCCGTACGGAGTGGAGGCGACGCTGGTTCGCCGGGTGTCCCCCCGCCCCCGCGAGCGGTGGTGGCTTCACGCCCTGCTCCTGGCGCTCACCCTGCTGACCGCCACCATCGCGGGTGCGTGGATGAGCCCGGGCAACCCGCTGGCCATGGCGAACGTAAGCGTCGCGGGGCAAGCGATTCCCGTGCCTGCGCGGTTCACACCGCTCGCGCTGGCGCCGGGCCTGTGGTTCTCCGTTCCGTTGCTGTGCATTCTGGGCGCGCACGAACTGGGCCACTGGGCATTCGCGCGCCGCCACGCGATGGACGTCTCGCCCCCGTACTTCGCCCCCGCACCGTGGGTGTTGAGCCCGCTGGGCACACTCGGCGCCTTCATCCGCCTGCGCTCGCTGCTGATCAACCGCGCCGCGCTCCTGGACGTGGGCGCCGCCGGACCCGTCATCAGCTTCGTCCTTTCCATTCCGGTCTACGCCGCGGGGCTCGCGTTCAGCCGGGGCTTCGCGGAGAAGGCGCCCGGCGGCGCCCGCGTGGTCGCCCTGTACCCGGACGGCGCCCTTCCCCTGGGCGAATCGCCGCTGCTGTGGGCGCTGCGCGCCCTTTCGCCCCTGGCCGAGGCGCAGACCATCGTCCTGCATCCCCTGGCGGTGGCGGGGTGGTTCGGCCTGTTCTTCACCGCGCTCAACCTGTTTCCCGTCAGCCAATTGGACG
It encodes:
- a CDS encoding site-2 protease family protein: MPDEWGPFAPWRIVELHGQQVVHAYLHPGIVADDPRVSGWLARWPGPRYLQEGPYGVEATLVRRVSPRPRERWWLHALLLALTLLTATIAGAWMSPGNPLAMANVSVAGQAIPVPARFTPLALAPGLWFSVPLLCILGAHELGHWAFARRHAMDVSPPYFAPAPWVLSPLGTLGAFIRLRSLLINRAALLDVGAAGPVISFVLSIPVYAAGLAFSRGFAEKAPGGARVVALYPDGALPLGESPLLWALRALSPLAEAQTIVLHPLAVAGWFGLFFTALNLFPVSQLDGGHVAYALSPRLHTAASRLTLGVLLVMGAWYPGWWVWAALVLLIGRGRLAHPPVWDASFRLNGPRRAVAWACFVMFVLAWVPVPVPLG